From the genome of Verrucomicrobiia bacterium:
ATCACCGCCGCTGCGGCGGCCGGGCAGGCTCCAGCCGCCCGCGCGGGCGAGGCCATCGGGCGGGAGCTCGCCGAGTTTGGCGGTCAGGGATTGCTCCCTGCCGTCGCGCACGACTTTGAGGGTGACTTTGCTGCCGGGGGCGGTTTGGGCGACCATGAGGCGCAGGTGGCGGCTGTCGGTGACTTTGCGGCCGTTAAACTCGATGATGACGTCGCCCTCTTTCAGGCCGGCGTCGGCGGCGGGCGATTTGGGGCTGACCTCGCCCACCAGGGCGCCCTGGGCTTCTTTGAGTTTGAATTCTTTGGCCAGGGCCTCGGTGACCGGCTGGATGATCACGCCGAGGTAGCCGCGGGTGACCTTGCCGTCGGCGATGAGGCGTTCCATGACGTAGCGGGCGAGGTTGATGGGGACGGCGAAGCCGACGCCCTGGTTGCCGCCGCTGCGGCTGAGGATGGCGGTGTTGATGCCCACCAGGCGGCCTTCGGCGTCCACCAGGGCGCCGCCGCTGTTGCCCGGGTTGATGGAGGCATCGGTCTGGATGAAATCCTCGTAGTCCACGATGCCCATGCCGCCGCGGCCCTTGGCGCTGACGATGCCGGCGGTGACGGTTTGCCCGACGCCGAAGGGGTTGCCGATGGCGAGCACCAGGTCGCCCACCTCGACCTTGTCGCTGTCGCCGAGGGTGATGGCGGGCAGCTTGCCGTTGTCCACCTTGAGGACGGCGATGTCGGTTTGGGGGTCCTTGCCGACGACGGTGGCGTTGAGCACGGTTTTTTCGTCGGCGAGGGCCACCTTGATTTCATCGGCGCCGTCCACGACGTGGTTGTTGGTGAGGATGTAGCCATCCTCGGTGACAATGACGCCGCTGCCGAGGGACTGTTCGCGCCGTTCGCGCGGCAGGCGTTCGCCGCCCCAGGGGTCGCCGAAAAAGCGGCGGAAGAAGGGGTCGTCAAAGAAGGGCATGACCATGACGGGCTCCTTGACGCGCTTGGTGGTGTAAATGTTGACCACGCTGGGCGCGGCCTTTTTCACAATGGGCGCCAGGCTGGTGGCGGCCTTGACCGATGGGGACAACGGC
Proteins encoded in this window:
- a CDS encoding DegQ family serine endoprotease; translated protein: MKTWRWAIGALAAVALMYLALAHSPLMSRAMAAAAPKVTINEAPLSPSVKAATSLAPIVKKAAPSVVNIYTTKRVKEPVMVMPFFDDPFFRRFFGDPWGGERLPRERREQSLGSGVIVTEDGYILTNNHVVDGADEIKVALADEKTVLNATVVGKDPQTDIAVLKVDNGKLPAITLGDSDKVEVGDLVLAIGNPFGVGQTVTAGIVSAKGRGGMGIVDYEDFIQTDASINPGNSGGALVDAEGRLVGINTAILSRSGGNQGVGFAVPINLARYVMERLIADGKVTRGYLGVIIQPVTEALAKEFKLKEAQGALVGEVSPKSPAADAGLKEGDVIIEFNGRKVTDSRHLRLMVAQTAPGSKVTLKVVRDGREQSLTAKLGELPPDGLARAGGWSLPGRRSGGDALRGVDLGNPDARTRRQFELPLDVQGAVVLGVAPDSPAAGVLQPGDVIVEINRQRVANADEAFDAAQKARGQRLLLRVYRDGVMRFVVIEAPPGR